The following nucleotide sequence is from Penicillium digitatum chromosome 5, complete sequence.
GAACAGATTAGTTGAGCTTGCGGCCATCTGCCAAGGTGAGGaggttctttttcttttcgtcATAGTTTGTTCAAAATTGTCGCATGACTGAATCTATATATAACGAGAAAAATCCTCACACAATCTATTTTTTATGATTCAATCCCTCAGGACTCTTGCGTCCAGTTTGAACCTACCAACAGGAATTCTATTTATAAAGGCTCAAAGTACGCCTACTAGCTCCCTTGCTACACTTTTCCCACCGAAGGCCCTATGTATGGCTGATACCATACCCTCCTAGTACAACATATTGTGCTATAACATGATATGATATCTGCGGTCACACTCCCAGGTCGCAGTCGACCACCTGCACGCACAATGAGAGAAAATTGGACATGTTCTCAACCTTCAAGTGTTAAACATCATTCATGGGATGTTGAGACTGGTCACTGCTCTTGCCCGCGCGGGAGCCTCGTGGCCCTCTCCACAATACCCCTGGATAATGGGTCAACGAATGGGGATTTACTCAAGGGTAGCATTTCATATATTATCAACTCCCTAGTGGGGCTTCTTCATCTCCGTTTCTGGTTGTGTTGCTACTACAACCTTCATGGAATGTTTAAAGGGGAGGAATCGAGCAGTAAGCCACGGACATTAGATTGACCTTAAAAGAGGTTACCAAATTGCGTACTGTAAGTTTTAAATTGCCCATGGACAGAAGATTCCTATAGTTGTCTTGAAGTACGAGAAACGTAGTCCAAACTCATTCACTTGCGCTGTCTTGCCAACCAGGGCCCATGAGGTTGTAGATGTATTCAGGCATCAATATTTGCCTCAGGCAACAAACAGAAGATAAACCCCTCAAACGGTTGAACCGTAAGCCCTGGAGAACACAAGCCGACGGGTGGCACAATGTACCTACATGAGTTCCTGTCTTCCAAAGTTGTGCCAGTGGTACCTTGGGCCCAACAATCGCAATGTTCCAGATTGTTTCTACTTCGGGCAACTGATTGGTGTGCCACTTCGCGCAGGCTGGTGGACTGCCAATGATACATGGGTCGGCGAGGAGTTGAAATTTGTCGGGGCGCCACAGGGAACGCCGATTTATGTTGACGCAAAATCTGATCTCCCGAACCGTGGATACGACATCGATTGTATTCGATATGAGGGCTTCAATTGAAGAAAAGCGGCTCGTGGTGGCTCCCTCTTCTAACGGCGGAGATCAGCGACGCTAAGCTGGCCAAGAAACCAATGACTCCAATGACCCAATTCTAATAATAACCAGCCCAGACCAAACAGAGTCttgttttttctttcatgCGTGCGCAATATCTGTGTCTCACCTCCGCTCGGTTTTCCGCTCCGTTTCCCATCTCTTTTAGAATCTcccgcccccccccccctcattTGGATCTATTCCTTTCATTTGAATGCTGGGCACTTGATTTCCTCCGGCCACTCGTCCATGCCGGATCGCCACTCGTTTCTGCTTTGACGTAATGGATCTACATCACTTGAGTTTGCAAGTTCGCGCGGATGGGACGGATACTTTCCTCCAGCTTATTTCGAACCCATTTCGCTCTGCAGTAAGTTCAAATTGTATTGGGAGAGAGAACACTATGCTGACGGGCAACAGTTTGCAGGTACCGCTATTTGGGCTTCGCTCGGCACCTCGATCGGCGTCACTGTTCTCCTCActctcctcttctccctTGTTCGACCCCGTCACTCGCTTGTATATGCGCCCAAAGTAAAACATGCAGACCTTAAACACGCTCCACCCCCGGTGGGcaagggcttcttcgcctGGGTCAAACCGGTCATTCAGACACGGGAATCACAGCTGATCGAGACAGTCGGCCTGGACGCCGTAATCTTTCTCCGCTTTACAACAATGTGCCGCAACATCTTCGTCTTTCTCAGCATTATCGGCTGCCTCGTCATGATACCGGTCAATATCACACAAAGCAAGGGGTCTACTGGCTCATCGGCGACTGCCGCCTTTAGTATGATGACACCCCTCAACATCACCAACCCCATGGCCATCTGGAGTCAGGTAGTATGCGCCTGGGCTTTTGACCTCATTGTTGTCTTCTTTTTATGGAAGAACTATCGCGTTGTACGGAACCTGCGACGGCAATATTTCCAAAGCTCTGATTACCAGCGCAGTATGCATGCCAGAACCTTGATGATCACGGATATCCCTCTCAATAGTCGTACCGACGAAGGTATCCTGCGGCTTACCGACAAGGTCAATCCAACCGCGGCTCTCCCCCGAGCTGCGATTGGTCGTAATGTCAGAGATTTACCCCGGATCATCAAAGAGCATGAAGAGGTCGTCCGAGAACTCGAGTCCGTTTTGGCCAAGTACCTCAAGAATCCGGACCGACTACCCGCGAAAAGACCTACTCTACGCCCTCCTCGCCGACAACGTCACCAACTTCCCGGCAGTAGAGTGGATGCGATCGATTATCTATCTCTCCGGATTCGCGTATTGGAGGAGGAAATCAAGCATGGACGTGCCTCGATTGATCGTCGGAACGCAATGCCCTACGGCTTTGCCAGTTGGGACAACATCGAGCACGCTCATTCCGTGGCATGGAACGCTCGCCGCAAGCGCCCCGAGGGCACCAGTATTACTCTTGCGCCGCGGCCAAGCGATATCATCTGGGAAAACCTACCCCTTACCAAATCAGCACGCAAATGGAAGCGATTGGTCAATGTTTTCTGGGTGACATGCTTGACTCTTGTATGGATTGTTCCTAACGGTCTGATTGCCATTTTCTTGTCCAACCTGTCAAATCTGGGTTTGGTATGGCCGGCGTTCCAGACTTCGCTGGCAAGGAACCCAACGGTTTGGGCTGCTGTCCAGGGTATTGCATCGCCCGCACTGACTTCGCTCGTGTATCTGGCTCTCCCGGTCATCTTCCGTCGACTATCTGTCCAAGGTGGCAGCAAGACTAAAACATCTCGAGAGCGCCATGTGCTGGGGCATCTGTACGCCTTCTTCGTTTTCAACAATCTGATCgtcttttcgtttttttcgGCAGCTTGGTACTTCGTGTCATTCGTGGTTGACAGAACCCACGACCACGAAGGTGCTTGGCAAGCCATCCTGGAAAGCCGGATGTATGCCAAGTTGGTAAGCGCACTATGCACCGTATCGCCTTTTTGGGTGACGTATCTTTTGCAGCGCAATCTTGGCGCTGCCCTTGATCTTGTGCAGCTGGTTACCATTTTTTGGGTCTGGTTTTCCAAGACATTACTCTCACCCACACCCCGACAGGCAATTGAATGGACCGCACCACCACCGTTCGACTACGCCAGTTACTATAACTACTTCCTCTTCTATGCCACCGTGGCTTTCTGTTTCGCTACCTTGCAACCCATTGTACTGCCGGTGACGGCGTTTTATTTTGGGGTGGATGCCATGTTAAAGAAGTATCTATTGATGTACGTGTTTGTGACTAAGAATGAGTCTGGTGGTGCGTTCTGGCGAGTTTTATTCAATCGCTTGATCTTCGCCAGTATTCTTTCCAACGTGATCATCGCTCTTGTTGCCAAGTCGAGCGGCACGTGGGACATGGTGTTCTGCGTGGCACCCCTGCCTTTCTTGATGATTGGGTTCAAAATCTATTGCATGAAGAAGTTCGACTCCGATTGCGAGTTCTACAATCGTGCAAACCTGAACGATTTCGAGGCCTTGGGCGTGAACCCGGCCGATAAGAAAGCATCAGACCGTTTGAACACCAAGTTCGGACACCCTGCCCTGTACAAACCACTTTTGACACCTATGGTGCACGCCAAGGCAGCCGCGGCACTAAAGGAAATCTATCAGGGTCGTCTGGACCAGGGAGAAACGGACGGCGAGTACTCAGACATTGCAATGAACTCAATGCTCGCATCCCAGCCCGGCAAGTCTGCCGAACCCGCACCCTTCGAGGTTGTCCCGGAGAACCATCTCGACTTCTCGTATTACAAGGATCGAGCAGACTTCCGAGACGATTTTGGAGGCGGTATCTACGGCCGACCCGATGACCAGATGACAGAGCGCTCGCACACACCCCGCAGCAATCTAAGAGGCGAGTGGTCTCCCGGCTCCTCCCGTGCCTCATCACCGGCACCCTCTGTATCATCAATGCCATCGCTTAACATGTATAATGGCTACGACCATTTGGATCCGACTGGACTGGCCCACCCGGCCTTCCATGTGCCGCTATCGCGGGGCGAATGTGACCCCTCTGGAGCATATTCAAATGCCGACGAGGCGGAATCAAGACTACTCAGTCATGCACAGGCTCCCGCGCAGACGGATATCACGAATCCGCTCGGTCGCTGGCGGAGTGGTGGGTATGGACCTGTTGACCAGGACGACGAGCCCTCGTACACCTCCTACGACGCTTACCGTTCGCAGCGGTAAGCTGTAACTCGCTCATATTAGGCCTGATGGCCAAGCGTCTGCATTTGTATAGCCATTTTGTATTCCGCCTGGTGTATTCCGCCTGGTGAACAACATTTCTTGGGGGGGTATTCAGCGTCATTTTTAAACACGAAGGTCACGATTAAATCTTTTGTATGCTCAAAGACATGGTTAAAGCCATGTCTTTGAAATTACCATGTACATATGAATTCGACATATTAAATGCCAAGGCATCGAACTTTGCCACCGATAGTTCTTGATTACTGGTCCAGCTCTTCACTCAATGGTACCCTTGGACATGGTGCAGCAAGTATTTGTACGAGACTGCCATTTTTTCCTATTTAATAGAAAGATTTTCGAATTATGGTGTTTGCTCGGCTCCCGTTGAACTTGATGAAATGTGCACCCGCAGCGAATTCTCGCTTTCCACCTGGGACCACATATTTACCCGAATACCATACAACGACCTGTTTCTTTTCATCCCTGAACTCCTCACAGCTTTTCACCAACCTCATCGACGCACTCTCGCCCGCGACGGTATCCGTACTCCCCGGAAAATTTAGCACTGGCGTCCGAATACCGGGATTGTAGAAGCCACGATTAACATACTAACCAGGATACTTAGTCAGCTATCGCCCGGGAAGAGTACAGTGTATCTAGAGCACACTTGTCCGACCGTATTCTATTAGCTGACCGGTTAATCCAAAATGAGCCGATTAATTcccgggaaaaaaaaaaccagagGAAGCTGAGACGAAGACATGTGGTTGTGGTTCATGAGGTGTATTAGACCCCTGAAAGATTAGGCCACCATAATCACGTGAGCACCCAGGGTCCAGCCAATCCGTCCGAAGTACATTAACCGCGGAATCCAGGCTGAACTAGTGCAGTTTTGGTTCTCTACACCTCAGTTACTAGCTGAGAATCAAAGTGTTCAACTAACCCTAAAAAAATGAAGCAACCGTGAGAACGGAGCTATCAGCAAGGGTGGACCGAGTTGCAGCGCGCCAAAGCACTGACACAGCTCTAACCCACCAGCAACCGTAACCTTCCGAGGCTCACCAGCACACTAAATCCACCCCAAAATGGCGTGGTACTCTATCCTTCCACCAGAGCTTACCCACCTCGAAAGCTGGGCAGCTCGCATCTTCGTGAGTTTCCCCCCTTTTTCACCGACTGTAGCCCTTGGTCCCTTCTCTATGACGCAGTCGCTGATCTACCCCGGATTCTACAGTTCTTCCTCGGTCTCATCACCATTGGCCCCTGGGCTTTCCTCATATTTCTAGACGCATCCCTCTGGGTATATCGACTGATCCTCTGGGAGATTCCCTGGCTTGGTGGACGAGCACGTGGTCGACAGCGTCCTCGCGCGCCGAGCTTGAATGAACGTCCGGGCGGGCAACGGAGGGCCTTTGGACTGTGCGGCATGGAAACAGATACCGGTAACAGCGAGAGTGGAGACCGAGATGATCATCCGGGGccgaagagggagagagatcGTGATGACTCTGGGAAGGAGAACGTGAGCCCTGTTGCCCAAACATTGAATCCACATGTGAGTGGAGATGGGATCTTGAAACAAAGGAGCCCGGGGCAGATTTCATCAGGACTCCTTCCTTCTGAGAACCGGTGATGTTTCTGATCTTGCGTTGTTTTGTCTTTCGTCTGTGGTCTCGATCGGGTTGACTATGTAAGCAAGCATGCATTTCTTTCGCTCTCGAGTCTCAGCGTTGTGTAACACTGTGAGCCCTTCAAGGTTGCATGTACATGACTTATATCACAACGAAGACGATCCGATACTAGCAGAGTGTGATCTTTGATCTAAAATCCGTAGTCAGGAGTGATTCGCCTATCGATCTTATCTCAAGGTCCTAACCCCGCAGGACGATCTCGGCCTTGTGAGTCATGGACGGACCGTTCAGCCAGTCAAAGTAGAGAGAGATAAGCTCTAACACAAGTCCCCAAGACAAACTTCACTTTTTCGTGTAGAGTTCATGCGGAGTAGGTGGTTATTCTGAGCGCAAAAGTCTCCGTTGAGCAGGGGTTGCAAACTTCAACAGCAGATCTGCTCCGTAGTGATTTGTGCAGGATGGTAGAAGCTCTATACAAAGATGTTGATGTATCATGGAATAGATCTTCCAGATATCTGCTCTGTCTTCTTATCGTGGGCCTGTGTGCTGCCATAGGGAGGATCTTACAGTTTCGCACGGCCACAGCAAACGGGAGGACGAAGACAACTTACTCGGACAATCAGACATTCCCCATCATACCTCTAGAGGGATTCAATTGGGAGAAGACCGAGCCATTGCAGTTTCGGCCATTCAAGGGAAAAGATAAATATAACTTGACCATGGGCAAGTCACTCCTCATCCAGTCAGACACAGAGCTATAATGCAACATCTCACACCTATCCAGACTAACACATCTTAGCCCTGGAGAACCTTGAACCGTCAGAGCTCATCCCGATGGACAAAACCTATAAGAACCGACTCGCACTCCGCAAGTCCATACTCGACCAGCACCACGACGTCGTGGTAGCAATCAACAATGATCAAACCCCAAAGGAGGACCCTCGTATTCGCCTCGCCATCAGCGAACTATACAATTTTGTGCTGGGAACATACCTACCAACTCGATACCCGAGCATGTTCCAGCTAAACGCCGAAAGATCGCTCTTCCAAAACCTGGTAACAGGCGCAACCTGGCCAACTACCCTATCACCAACGACGCCAGCAATCCAAGCCCTGAAGATCTTGTCCCAGACAGTAGATGAGGACTTCCTGATCCTACTCCCTGAGCTTTTATCCGATGCCGAAGAACAGCCAAATTATGTGCTACAGGCATATGCGGTCTGTTTCCCGGCTGGCTTCAACACGCGCAAGAAACTCGGCTTGCGTTTAGTGGATATTCATGTTCCGGTCCCGCGTTACCAGGAGAAGATTGGGCGCAGCATGGATAGGTTCTTTGCGCGCATTCGGGTTGGGAAGTTTGTGAAACGGGTCAATTGGAGTATCACCATAAACACGGGGCTGTTTGCTGCTTATAGTGGGACACATGCTGTGGTGGGGAAAAAGGAGGAGACTATTGATCTCGGGAAATTAAATATTGATCAGGTATGTTGGCTACGAGGAATTTCGTGACGAGGGGAAAGCGCTGATACCACTAAAGACTGTTCTGCGATGTGAGCGTCAGACATTGCATCGGTTGCCGGTATCCAAGGCTCTTGTCTTTGCTATCCACACCTATGTTTATCCGGTTAGGCAGATTAAGGAGGAGGGTTCCGGTGAGGACCTTGCAAATGCGATAGATGGCTTGAGGAGGGGGAATGTGCCAGAAATGCATGGTTATAAGAAGGGAGATGTCTGGGGAGAAGCATTGAAAGACTTCCTAAGGGCCTAGGTCCCTGCAGATTTCAGGGC
It contains:
- a CDS encoding NADH dehydrogenase subunit 3, mitochondrion, coding for MAWYSILPPELTHLESWAARIFFFLGLITIGPWAFLIFLDASLWVYRLILWEIPWLGGRARGRQRPRAPSLNERPGGQRRAFGLCGMETDTGNSESGDRDDHPGPKRERDRDDSGKENVSPVAQTLNPHSGVIRLSILSQGPNPAGRSRPYKLHFFV
- a CDS encoding DUF221 domain protein; this encodes MDLHHLSLQVRADGTDTFLQLISNPFRSAFAGTAIWASLGTSIGVTVLLTLLFSLVRPRHSLVYAPKVKHADLKHAPPPVGKGFFAWVKPVIQTRESQLIETVGLDAVIFLRFTTMCRNIFVFLSIIGCLVMIPVNITQSKGSTGSSATAAFSMMTPLNITNPMAIWSQVVCAWAFDLIVVFFLWKNYRVVRNLRRQYFQSSDYQRSMHARTLMITDIPLNSRTDEGILRLTDKVNPTAALPRAAIGRNVRDLPRIIKEHEEVVRELESVLAKYLKNPDRLPAKRPTLRPPRRQRHQLPGSRVDAIDYLSLRIRVLEEEIKHGRASIDRRNAMPYGFASWDNIEHAHSVAWNARRKRPEGTSITLAPRPSDIIWENLPLTKSARKWKRLVNVFWVTCLTLVWIVPNGLIAIFLSNLSNLGLVWPAFQTSLARNPTVWAAVQGIASPALTSLVYLALPVIFRRLSVQGGSKTKTSRERHVLGHLYAFFVFNNLIVFSFFSAAWYFVSFVVDRTHDHEGAWQAILESRMYAKLVSALCTVSPFWVTYLLQRNLGAALDLVQLVTIFWVWFSKTLLSPTPRQAIEWTAPPPFDYASYYNYFLFYATVAFCFATLQPIVLPVTAFYFGVDAMLKKYLLMYVFVTKNESGGAFWRVLFNRLIFASILSNVIIALVAKSSGTWDMVFCVAPLPFLMIGFKIYCMKKFDSDCEFYNRANLNDFEALGVNPADKKASDRLNTKFGHPALYKPLLTPMVHAKAAAALKEIYQGRLDQGETDGEYSDIAMNSMLASQPGKSAEPAPFEVVPENHLDFSYYKDRADFRDDFGGGIYGRPDDQMTERSHTPRSNLRGEWSPGSSRASSPAPSVSSMPSLNMYNGYDHLDPTGLAHPAFHVPLSRGECDPSGAYSNADEAESRLLSHAQAPAQTDITNPLGRWRSGGYGPVDQDDEPSYTSYDAYRSQR
- a CDS encoding HRQ family protein 4; translated protein: MALENLEPSELIPMDKTYKNRLALRKSILDQHHDVVVAINNDQTPKEDPRIRLAISELYNFVLGTYLPTRYPSMFQLNAERSLFQNLVTGATWPTTLSPTTPAIQALKILSQTVDEDFLILLPELLSDAEEQPNYVLQAYAVCFPAGFNTRKKLGLRLVDIHVPVPRYQEKIGRSMDRFFARIRVGKFVKRVNWSITINTGLFAAYSGTHAVVGKKEETIDLGKLNIDQTVLRCERQTLHRLPVSKALVFAIHTYVYPVRQIKEEGSGEDLANAIDGLRRGNVPEMHGYKKGDVWGEALKDFLRA